AGTTCCCATGTGGGAGGGGGCTTGGTCGGTTAGAAGGTGTAGTCCGCGGTGACGAAGAACGAGCGCGGCTCACCGAGGATCCACTGCTGCCCGTCGTTGTACTGGCTGACGGCGTAGGTACGGTCGAACAGGTTGTTCAGTTGCAGGCCGAGCGTGGTGTTGCGCATGGCTTTCCACGACACGGTTGCATCGACCACGGTGTAGCTCGGCAGCTCATTCTGGTTGGCCATGTCGGCATACCGCGCGTCGACATAACGCACCCCGGCACCGGCGCGGATGTCATCGCTCACCGCCTTGCTCAGCCACAGGTTGGCGGTGCGCCGTGGTACGTCCACCGGGCGGTTGCCATCGCGGGACACTTGCACGCCGTTGACGTCCTGGTTGAAGTCGTCGTACTGCGCGTGGACGAGTGCCGCGTTGGCTTGCAGTTGCCAGGCATTGGGCAGTTGCAGGTCGAGGCTGGCTTCCAGGCCACGGGAGGATTGCTGGCCGACCTGCTGCTTGAGGTCCGGGTCGCCCGGTACGTCGGTGAGCAGTTTCTTTTTGACAATATGGTAGGCCGCCAACGTCCATTCGCCGCGCTGGTCCCAGAAGGCTTGCTTGATGCCGATCTCGGTTTGCTTGGCCGTGGACAGGTCGAATTGCTGCTGGCTCTGGCTCAGGGAGATCAGGCCGCCGACCCCATCGGTACTGGTGGCGTACTGGCCGTAGACCGAGGTGTCCGGGGTGATGGCGTACACCAGGCCGGCCTTCCAGTTGTTGCCGGTGAGGGTCTTGTCGGTACTGCTGGCGTTACGCAAATCCTCACGCTCGACCTGCGCATAGTCGCGGCGGATACCGGTGATCAGCGACAGTTGGTCGGTGAGTTGCAGGCGGTTTTCGGCGAAGCCGGCGACAGTTTTGGTGGTGGTGGCGAACAGCGGCTTGAAGGCGTTCTGGCTGTCGAACGGCGCGGGTGCCGGGTGGTTGATGTCGATGGGCTGGCCATTGCTCGACACATCGTTGAACGGTGAGTTGCTGGCCAGGCGGAAACGGATACGGTTGTATTCCACGCCGGTCACGGTCTGGCTGTCGAGGCCGAACAGGCTGTGCTTGAAGGTAAAGGTCTGGCGGTCGCCGACCTGTTCCTGGTTGTGCTTGATGGCGAAATTACCGCTGCGGGTCAGTTGGCCGGCGGTGAAGTTGTAGTTCTCGGCGTTCTGCCAGCGACGCTGGTTTTTCAGATAGTACAGCTCGTTGGTGGCGCTGACGTTATCGCTGATTTGCCACTCACTGGTCAGGCGTGTCCATTGGTCGTTGTAGTGCTGGGTGTCGTTGCTGACGTTGTAGTTTTTGTCGCGCAGGCC
The genomic region above belongs to Pseudomonas sp. S35 and contains:
- a CDS encoding TonB-dependent receptor; protein product: MNKYLASGLCLLALHHSAQALTLPASPVTATAVDDAHVDLKTPTTAGSRLNLTALQTPGSVESQTGAQIRERGNASVQNAISRATGISRTGSPGDGGTSLSARGFTGQGSVMQLYDGNRMYMGMGTSTFPVDTWSVERVDVLRGPASVLYGEGATGAVINTVPKKPFEGEIENHIRLGYGSYDRQQQALDSGGSLTDTLSYRLNLNRLRSNGFIDRGDSASDFISGALRWQAADNLSFTLASDYGDQRPQNYFGTPLINGQLHKGLRDKNYNVSNDTQHYNDQWTRLTSEWQISDNVSATNELYYLKNQRRWQNAENYNFTAGQLTRSGNFAIKHNQEQVGDRQTFTFKHSLFGLDSQTVTGVEYNRIRFRLASNSPFNDVSSNGQPIDINHPAPAPFDSQNAFKPLFATTTKTVAGFAENRLQLTDQLSLITGIRRDYAQVEREDLRNASSTDKTLTGNNWKAGLVYAITPDTSVYGQYATSTDGVGGLISLSQSQQQFDLSTAKQTEIGIKQAFWDQRGEWTLAAYHIVKKKLLTDVPGDPDLKQQVGQQSSRGLEASLDLQLPNAWQLQANAALVHAQYDDFNQDVNGVQVSRDGNRPVDVPRRTANLWLSKAVSDDIRAGAGVRYVDARYADMANQNELPSYTVVDATVSWKAMRNTTLGLQLNNLFDRTYAVSQYNDGQQWILGEPRSFFVTADYTF